The following are from one region of the Silene latifolia isolate original U9 population chromosome 9, ASM4854445v1, whole genome shotgun sequence genome:
- the LOC141600391 gene encoding uncharacterized protein LOC141600391, translating into MSELFDKQADLYLEGRPDYPKEWYKWLADRTPSHSLAWDVGTGNGQAAIAVAEHYDQVIATDVSEAQLQRAIPHPRVKYLHIPPTFSKDELISLIGPENSVDLITVAQAVHWFDLPTFYKTASLLLKKPGGIIAVWCYNNVTVSPTFDPVMDSFHKTTLPFWNPNIQYVFDGYKTLSFPFGEVGLGKEGEPKEVGIPKTLSFKGFVRMLKSWSAVVTAKEKGVDLLNEGVVKEMEIAWGGPELVRLVVYKAHMLVGNVKA; encoded by the exons ATGAGTGAGCTATTTGACAAGCAGGCAGATTTGTACTTGGAAGGCCGACCCGATTACCCGAAAGAATGGTACAAATGGTTAGCGGATCGAACTCCGAGTCACTCCTTGGCTTGGGATGTCGGTACCGGAAACGGTCAAGCTGCCATTGCT GTTGCAGAGCATTATGACCAAGTTATCGCAACAGACGTAAGTGAAGCCCAATTGCAACGAGCCATCCCTCATCCTCGAGTCAAGTACCTGCATATCCCACCCACATTCTCAAAAGACGAGCTGATCTCCCTTATCGGACCGGAGAATTCAGTGGATTTAATCACTGTAGCCCAAGCAGTTCACTGGTTCGACCTCCCCACCTTCTACAAAACCGCAAGCTTGTTACTCAAAAAACCGGGGGGAATAATCGCAGTTTGGTGTTACAACAACGTTACAGTCAGTCCAACATTCGACCCTGTCATGGACAGCTTTCACAAGACAACCCTGCCCTTTTGGAACCCGAACATTCAGTATGTATTTGATGGGTACAAAACACTGTCCTTTCCTTTTGGAGAAGTTGGCCTTGGAAAAGAAGGGGAGCCCAAGGAAGTAGGCATACCTAAAACGTTGTCGTTCAAGGGGTTTGTAAGGATGTTGAAGTCATGGTCAGCCGTGGTTACGGCTAAAGAGAAAGGGGTTGATTTGTTGAATGAAGGTGTTGTTAAGGAGATGGAGATTGCATGGGGCGGGCCGGAGCTGGTTAGGTTGGTGGTTTACAAGGCTCATATGCTTGTTGGCAACGTCAAGGCTTAG